DNA sequence from the Arthrobacter sp. V1I9 genome:
GTTCCCAGGTGAGTTTCTCTTCACAACAGAGGAGGGGCCAAGGATGGACCCCTGGCGATGGCCGATGTTGCTGTTCTGGGAACTCGAAGCCCTGTGCCTGCAGGTGGTGATCGTGTGTATTTGGCGGCTGTTGACCCTGGTCCAGCGTGACCGGATCTTCACCTCGGACTCGCTGCGGTGGGTGGACGTGATCGTGTGGGCATTCGTGGTCGCGTGGCTGTTGTTGGCGGTCATGGCCGGCTCCCTTGTGGCGTACATCTACTTCACCCCTGAGTTGCGTGACCCCGGTA
Encoded proteins:
- a CDS encoding DUF2975 domain-containing protein, whose amino-acid sequence is MDPWRWPMLLFWELEALCLQVVIVCIWRLLTLVQRDRIFTSDSLRWVDVIVWAFVVAWLLLAVMAGSLVAYIYFTPELRDPGTPAVLIGITLIGAVLVLLIVVMRDLLRQATSLRTDMEGVI